TAGCGCTTCTCAGCGCTTCGGGCAAAATTTCGGCAGGAAACTATCGCCGATTCTCGGGCTGCTGCTGGCCGGGCTGTTTTTAATTCTGGGCACGCGCGCCGGCAGCCTGTGGAGCGCCGCCGGATTGATCTCCGCTTCCAACTTCTTTTTGTGTTTTACCATGGCATCGCATTTCTCTATTCCTATGGTTTTTTCCCAGAAAAATACCGGCGTACTGGTGGGGCTGAACGGCGTGTTTGGCACGGCCGCCGGCATTCTTTCGCCGGTATTTTCCGGTTTGATCATTGATATCACAGGCAAATATGAATACGCCCTGTACCTCGGCGCGACGGTCGCCATCGTCGGCGCGCTGATCATTCTGATGGTGCGTATTCAGCCAATCGAAAAAAGGGATCATCCGGTGGTTCATCAAACGCTGAGAATGTAACTTTTTGATATTTTAATAAAATCCAGATTATCTACTGAGTGAAGGAGTAAATATCATGAGACCATTGGAGGGAGTGAAAGTCGTCGATCTGACCTCTTTTCTGGCGGCGCCCACGGTGCCCCGCATTCTGGGCGACTGGGGCGCGGATGTGATTAAGATCGAACCGCCGGCCGGGGATCCCGGCCGGACGCAGGCGTCGGTTTTCAATATGCCCTACAGCGATGAGGAAAACCCGGCATTTGATATTGCCAATGCCAACAAGCGATTCCTGTGCCTTAACCTGAAAAACGATCGCGCAAAATCGATCGCCTATAAAATTCTGGCGACGGCGGACGTCATTGTGACCAACTATCGGACGAAAGCGCTGGAGCGTCTGGGTTTCTCCTATGAAGAGCTGCACCTGCGTTTTCCCGGCCTGATCTTCGCGCAGATCCTTGGCTACGGTGAACAAGGGCCGGAGAAGGATACGGCGGGATTTGACGCCACCGCCTACGTGTGCCGGGGCGGGATCCTGGGTTCCACCAACGAACGGGGCGAAACGCCGATCAATTCGGTGAATGGTTTCGGTGATTTTCAGGCTTCGATGTGCCTGGTTTCGGGCATCTGCGCGGCGCTGCTGGCACGCAATAAAACCGGCAAAGGCGATAAAGTCACCGTAAGTCTGCATCATACGGCCCTGTTTATGATGAGTATTGCCGTGGTGTCTGCTCAGTACGGCAACCGCTATCCGAAATCCCGCCGTGAAGTGGCCAACCCGTTCAACAACACCTATCAAACCCAAGATGGCCGCTGGATGGTGATCTGTATTCCCGAATATAACCGCTTTTTTAATAAATTCATGACGCTGCTTGGAAGGGCGGATCTGGTGGACAGCCCTGACTTCTGCCGGATTGACGACGTCAACCGTCATGGGCGCAACCGCGCGATTATCGATATCATCAGTGAACAGATCGCTCAGAAAACGTTGAGCGAAATGATGACCATGCTCAAGCAAAACGATTTTGCCCATGAGAAAGGTTATACGCCTGACGAGATCCTGGAGGATGAGCAGGCATGGGCGAATGACTGTCTGCGTCAGGTGACTTACCCCACGGGTAACCAGCGGGTATTGACCACGCCGCCGGTGAACATCGGGGAAATGGGGCCGGCCCGTATTCTCCCATCGCGGGCGTTGGGTTATCACTCCCGGCAAATCCTCTCTCAGTATGGCTATTCAGCGGCGGAGATTGACAGCCTTAGGGCTGAAGGCGCGGTGATCCTTCATCCTCAGTCAGAATCTGTTGAATGATGCGGCCATGCCGGCAGCAAACATGTGCATGAATACAGGACAGCCTGTCACGCGATACGGTCTACGGCGGTGGAACGATATCCGTTGCCATGGACGCGCCACATTTCATCTAAGCCGATTATCCATGAGTTTGCGGGCGGGAATATGAAGCCAATAAGTCATTGCGGTGATAACGCCACTGCTTTGATCCGCCGGCTCAAACGTCGGAAGTCCCTACTGTATTCAAGATGATTAACCGAAAGATCGGACAGATTTAAGGGGAACGCTGATGACGAACACTATTCCCGCCTATGCCTTATATGGCGAAAAATCAGAGTTAAGCTGGGAAAACTTCTTTAATGTCGAAAATATTTCTTATCGCTCAAAAGTCTATAACTGGAAAGTTAGTCCACACTTGCATGAATCATTAATTCAGGTGCTGTTTATTCAGCAAGGGCAGGTTGATGTGTTACTCAATTGCGCCCGCTTAACGGCGGTGTCTCCCTGCCTTATCCTGGTGCCCGCGCAGACCGTTCATGCCTTTCATTACACGCCGGACACCGAAGGACTGACCGTTACCGCTTCTCAGAAACCACTGGAATCAATGGCAAACCTGCTGGCGCCGAGTTTGATGAAACTGATTCACCAGCCGTGCGTTATCGCGCTGGATAAAACGGCGGGCGACAAAAAAACCGTGCTGGGTTTTTACAAAGCTATGCTGCGCGAACTTCGCGTACCGACGGTCAACCAGACGGCGATGTGTATGTCGCTGTTTACCTCGCTATTTATTTATATCTCGCGCATTAGCCATTTGTCGCTGGAGCAGCAGGAGCTCGCCACTTGTTCACGCAAGGCGGCGCAGATTAATAAGTTCCTGCGTAGCGTGGATCGGCAATTCAGGATGCGGCTTTCCGTGAATGACTATGCTTGTGAAATGGGCATGTCGCCCGGCCACCTTTCCCGGCTGTGTCGTATTGCTCTGGGGATGTCGAGCCTGGATGTGATCAATATGCGGGTGGTGCAGGAGGCTCAGCGTGAATTGGTGTATACCGCGAAAACCATCAAACAGCTGGCGGCGTCGCTGGGGTTTAACGATGAAGCCTACTTTACCCGTTTTTTTCATAAGCATACCGGCGTCAGTCCGAAACGGTTTCGCGAACTGGCGGTGCAGCAAATTGCCCTGTCGGAGGAGTTGCCGGCGGCCGACGAGTCGTCTGACAAGTCAGCTTTACAGGATGATTACGCGCAAGAGGGCGACAACGTGAAAACGACGTAATTAACGGGAATGTCCGGAAATTGATGCTGCGAGTATAAAGAAAACCCCGAGAGTATCACCTTCCCGGGGGCTTCTGCGCAGCGTATGGCTTGACGCGCAATACGCCGTTAACTGGCTGAACTGGAAATTTTACTGCCCAGTTTTTCCACATCCTGACCAAAACCGCGCGCGGTATTACAACCGCTCAATACCGAGACCATCAGCAGCGATGCTATGAGTAATTTTATATATTTCATCGTCGTCACCAGCAGATTCAACATGCGTACACTTTGTCATAACCGTACGCGGAAATTCAATCTCAGGAAGCTGAAAACGCTGACATTTATCAAAATATTCTCACCGGAGTCAGCGCGTGACTCGGCGGCGTTTTCATCGCCCCCAGTTTTGCTATATCCATCCAATATTGCGCACAGCGTCTTGCGGCGTCAGCTTAATTATTTTGTTGTTCCGCCCGCATTTTATCCCGGACTTTTTGCAGAAACTCATCGCGATTCCATTCCTGCGGCTTCCCGCTAGTTAATCCGCTAAAAACAGCTCCAGCAGCGAATTTAGAAACAGCTTGCCGCGCTCGGTAATCTGCCAGTGAGTGGCGGTCTCAATCAGGTAGCCCTGCGCCAGCGCCTGATCCAACTGCGGGCGAATCACGCTTTCATCCAGCCCGGTGTAGGCGCTGAAGTCTGCTCGCTGGGCGGCTTCCAGCAGGCGAAAACGGTTCATGAAAAACTCAAAAGGCCGGTCTTCATTCGCCACCTCATGCTGCCTGTCCAGATAATTGCCCTGCATATAGCCGCGCGGATGGCGGGTTTTCACCGTGCGCAGAATACACCCGTCGCTAAAGGTCAGCTTGCCGTGCGCGCCGCAGCCGATGCCCAGATAATCGCCAAAGCGCCAGTAATTCAGGTTGTGTTGACACTGGTAGCCCGGTTTGGCGTAGGCCGAGGTTTCGTATTGCTGATAGCCTGCGGCGCTCAGCAACTGATGGCCCTGCTCATAAATATCCCACAGCGCGTCATCGTCCGGCAGTTTTGGCGGGCGTGAGCTGAACAGCGTGTTGGGTTCGATGGTCAGTTGATACCACGACAGATGGGGGGGATTGAGCGCAATCGCCTGACGCAGATCGTCCAGCGCTTCTTCCAGCGACTGGTCGGGCAGCCCGTGCATCAGGTCAAGGTTAAAGCTGCGTAATCCCAGTCCGGCGGCCAGATGAGCGGCGCGTTTGGCCTCTTGCGGGCCGTGAATGCGGCCCAGCCGGGTGAGCTTATGCGGATTGAAACTTTGTACGCCAATCGAGATGCGGTTGATGCCCGCGCGCTGATAGCCGCTGAAGCGATCGGCCTCTACCGTGCCGGGATTGGCTTCCATGGTGATTTCGGCATCGGGCGTTAGCGTCAGGCGCGCCCGCACGCCATCCAGCAGCGATTGCATCGCTTCCGCGCTCAGCAGGCTAGGCGTGCCGCCGCCGATGAATATCGAATGCAGCGGCCGAACGCCCGCCAGCGGCAGATCGGCATCCAGATCGGCCAGCAGGTGGTCAACATATTCCTGATGCGGAATATCGCCTTTCAACGCGTGGGAGTTGAAATCGCAATAGGGGCATTTTTGCACGCACCAGGGAATATGAATGTACAGGCTGAGCGGCGGTAGCTTAAGCATGACGCAGGGCATCCAACAACAGACGCAGCGCCTGACCGCGGTGAGACAGCGCGTTCTTCTCTTCACGCGTGAGCTCGGCGGCCGTTTTGCCCAGCTCCGGTACGAAGAAGATCGGATCGTAACCAAAACCGCCGGCGCCGACGGGGTCATGCGTCAGCACGCCTTTCCAGCTACCGAGGCATACCAGCGGAGTAGGGTCTGCCGCATGACGCAGATAAACCAGCACGCAGTGGAAGCTGGCGCCGCGCTGTTCGTCAGGCACCGCTTTCAGGGTATGCAGCAGCTTGTCCAGATTCTGCCGATCGCTGGCATCCACCCCCGCGTAGCGCGCGGAATAAATGCCCGGCGCGCCGCCTAATGCATCCACCGCCAGCCCGGAGTCGTCGGCGATGGCGGGTAAGCCGGTAATCTGAGCGGCGTGGCGCGCCTTCAGGATCGCATTCTCAATAAATGTCAGGCCCGTTTCTTCAGCGGAATCGACCCCCAGTTCCGTTTGGGCCACGATATCCAGACCAAAATCCGCCAGCAGACTGGCGAGTTCACGCACCTTACCGGGGTTACCGGTAGCCAAAACCACTTTTTGCATTCCTGTTTTCCTGCGTCTTTATTGAATCAGTTCCGCGACTTCTGCCGGGATGGTTTGCGGGTTGATGATTTTAATCTGTTTATGCCGACCGAGTTCACCTTTTTCGATAATGACCAGACTTTTAGCAACCCGGAACTGTTTGGCGAGGAATTTGGTCAGATGGGCATTGGCCTGCCCATCGACCGGTGGGGCGGTGATGGCGACTTTCAGTTCGTCGCCGTGCAGTCCGATAATCTGGTCGCGACTGGCTTTCGGCTGTATATACAGCCGAATGATCAGATCGTCGTTATGGCGGGTGACGGCGCTCACAGCAAGAACCACAATCCCGGAAACAGATCCATACCCAGATAATTGAGCATATACAGGATCAGGATCACCACCATGGCGGAGAAATCGATACCGCCCATCGCCGGGATAATGCGGCGGATCGGCGCCATAAAGGGTTCCGTCAACTGGTGCAGCAGATATTCAATAGGGCTGCGGCCCTGACTGATCCAGCTCATCAGCGAGCGAATGATCACCACCCAGAAAATCAGATAGCCCGCCGATTTAATCAGGGAGATCAAACCGACCAGCAGATTCATCGGGCTGAGCGATAGCGCACCCACCTGAATCAGCAACAGCAAAGGATACTTGATGGTGGTCAGAATAAACGCCAGCAGTAGCGATGCGCTATCAATCGGGCCCAGTGACGGCAAAATACGACGTAGCGGGCCGACAATCGGCTGAGTAATTTTTACTACGAATTGCGACAAAGGATTATAAAAGTCGCTGTGCGACCACTGCATCCAAATGCGCAACAGCAATACCATCACGTAGAGGTCGACCAGCGTCTTGACCAGAAAAGTCAGGGTAAGCATAGATACATCAGTTCCTTATTAAAGAGAGTAAACGGGCGGATGATTAGCGCGTTGCATTAAAATAACTTTTCCATTTCCTGTGCGCGGTTGACCGCAGCCTGCATGGCCTCTGCCACCGTCTGCGTCAACTGGCGTTCGTTAAATACCTGTAGTGCCGCGGCGGTGGTGCCGCCTTTAGACGTCACATTTTCGCGCAGGGTCGACAGCGGGGTATCCGGGCTGGCTTCCACCAGCGCCGCGGCGCCGGATGCGGACTGCTGTACCAGCAAACGAGCGGTGTGCGCATCGAACCCCTGACGGATAGCTTCCTGCTGCATCGCTTCCATAAACAGGAAGAAATAAGCGGGCGCGCTGCCTGCGGCGGCAATCACGCCGTTAATATCCTGTTCGTTTTCCACCCAGCATACTTTACCTACGCTTTTCATCAACCCGGCGGTAAATTCACGATCGGCGGTGCTGACGGCGGCGGGGGCGTACAGTCCGCTCATGCCTTTCCCCACCAGCGAAGGGGTATTCGGCATGATCCGCACGATGTTCAGCGTTTCTCCCAGCAGCGCCTGAAAACGGGCGATGCTGATGCCGGCGGCAATCGACAACACCAGTTTGCCGGTGAAATCCACCTGCTGGCGCAGGGGCTCGCAAACGGCCGCCATCATTTGTGGTTTCACCGCCAGCACAATAACATCAGCTTCCCGGGCGCTTTGTACGTTATCCGCGCTGCTGATCACGCCATATTTGGCCGCCAACGCATCGCGGTGGGTGCCGGATGGGGAACTCAAGCTGATGTGTCGGGCGGGATAACCTTCATCAATTAACCCGGCAACAATGGCCTGCGCCATATTGCCTGCGCCAATAAACGCTATTTTACGTTGTTGCATCTATGCTCTCACTGATTTCTTGTGCTGTTAATCGTTGCCGATGCGGCTGTCGATGTCGTGGTACCGGATTATTTCGTCGACGCCGAGTAATCCCGCGCGCCGAAAATGGCCGTGCCTATCCGCACCAGCGTACTGCCCGCGACGATGGCGGCGCGCATATCATCGGTCATGCCCATCGATAAGGTGTCGATATGGGGGTAGTGTAATGTTAACTGTTGGAACAGATCATCCATTTGCCGGAAAACGGCCAACTGACGTTGGTAGTCTGTTTCAGGGGCCGGAATGGCCATCAATCCCCGCAGACGCAGATTCGGCAAGGTCGCCACGCTGGCCGCCAATGCCGATAATTCATCAGCCTTAATGCCGGATTTGCTTGGCTCGTTGCTGATATTGATTTGCAATAATACGTTCAGCGGCGGTAATGACGCCGGACGCTGTTCGCTCAATCGCTGTGCGATACGCAGACGATCCACCGTGTGGAACCAGTCAAAATTTTCGGCCACCAGCCGGCTTTTATTCGACTGTAGCGGACCGATAAAGTGCCATTCTAACTCTGTTTCCGCTCTGTTTTCCCGAAAGTAACGGATTTTGTCCACGCCTTCCTGCACATAGTTTTCGCCAAAGGCGCGTTGCCCGGCCGCGATGGCTTCTTCGATAGCGGTCACAGGTTTGGTTTTACTGACTGCAAGCAGTTTAATTGCTTCTGGTGTCCGTGCGCACTGTTGCGCGGCAGCGGCGATTTGCTGCCTGATGTCCTGTAGATTCTGCTGGATAGTCGTCATAGTGATTCGGGAGATTATCGATGAATGTGGGTGAATGGGTGTCGCTTAGTGTAAAACATAATGCATCGGATCTGCACCTGTGTAGCGGACATCCGCCGGTGTTGCGCGTTGATGGTCAGCTGCGCGCGGAAAATACCTTACCACGATTGCGCGCCGATCAACTGGAACAATGGTGCGCCGCCTGGCTTGAACCGCCCCAGCTACAGCAGCTTCGGCAATCGGGGCAACTGGATTGCGCCCTGATGCTGGCGGACGGACAGCGTCTGCGTGTGAACCTGTTCCGTCAGCGGTTGGGATTATCCGCCGCGCTGCGCATCATACCGTCAACCCATCCTTCATTAACCGCGCTGCGGGCGCCGCCGATCCTGTCCGAACTGCTTGATGGAACCAATGGCCTGATTTTACTGACCGGCGCCACCGGCAGCGGCAAGTCAACCACGTTGGCGGCGATGATTGCGGCGCTGAACCAGCGTAGCCATCGCCATGTGATCACGTTGGAAGATCCGATCGAGTTTATTCATAACAGTCGGCAGTGTCTGATCCAGCAGCGCGAAATCGGCCAGCACAGCATATCGTTCGCAGAAGCTCTGCGCGCCGCGCTGCGCGAAGATCCCGATGTGATCTTGCTGGGGGAATTGCGCGATACCGAAACGATCCGGCTGGCGCTCACGGCGGCGGAAACCGGGCATCTGGTGTTGTCCACCCTGCATACCCGCAGCGCGGCGCAGGCGGTGGACCGGCTGGTGGACGTGTTTCCCGGCGATGAAAAAACTTTTGTCCGCAGCCAGCTTGCCGCGTGTCTACAGGCGGTGATCGCGCAGAAACTGCTGCCGATGGCGCAAGGGGGCCGGGTGGCCTTGTTTGAAATACTGACGGCAACCTCCGCGGTCAGTAATCTGATCCGGGAAGGGAAGAGTCACCAGTTGCCGACGCAGATCCAGAGTGGCGCTCAGGCAGGCATGCAGACGTTTGAACAAAGCTATCAGCAACGTATCCGGGAGGGGGTGCTATCTTGACGCTTTCCACATTGTCTTGATGGCGGGGCGCTTCTGGGTCGTTTGGATCCCCGCCGCCTCAGCGTCGGCTGCCCAGCCACTGCAATGTATCTCTGGCGAAGGCCATACGCTGATCTTCGATAGCCGTATTGTAGGTCACGGCCTGAGGAACCCCGTGGTTTTCGTGGGTAATGCGCGTATTGAGGTTTTTATTGAAATAATGGCGTAACGTATTTTTTATCGATTCCGGCAACGAATTGAACACGCTCTGCGACGTCGTCAGCCGATAGAAATCGGCTGGCAGTTGGTGTTTGAATTCCCGCGTCACAAACGTATCCCTATTACTTTTGTCATAATCGCCATCGTCAATTTTGGCATAGTTGCGCTGGTGAAATTGATTCATCGCCTCTTCACGCGACGCCATTGCTTTCACATCATGCAGAGAAAAAATTTTGCAGCCGGAAGGCGATTTTTGAACCGAGGTGAATAACACCGTTAACGCGGCGTCATGGTCGGTGATATGTTCCGCAATGTCAGAGTCCGTAAACGCAGAGGCATAGGCGTCCACTACCACCAGCGAGATCTTATTATTTTTCTTCTCCGCTTCCACCGCCACGCTATGCGGCGGTTCATTAGGTTCATCATCATCCGCAATGTTCATCACCGCACGCCATTTGGTGTTGTTGTCCATCATACGCAGCGCATTTTTCAGTTCGTCGCCATTCGTTGCAGAAATACTCAACAGGCCGATCTGTAGATGATGTTTATCGTTTTGCGCCATGATGAGATATTTTTGCAGGGCGCTTTCTTCCGTTCTGACATTCGGCTGAATGGAATCACTAGCGTGACTCTCCAGTTTATTCAGATAGTTGTTCAGCTGCTTTGTTACCTGCCGCGGGTTATAGCCTTCAGATGAACGGAGACCGAGGCCGAGGCGGCTAAACCGCGCGCTCAGGCCGGCGGACGTCTCTTTGCGGGCGGACGTGTAAGGATAAACCGCGTTTGCCGGCTGCGAAGAGGAAGATTCTTGCGGCCCGCCCGACGATTCGGCGGCGGAAGTGGCGGAAGATGAGGTGGCGTTCAGCGAGCCGGACTGCGATGGCTGAGAAGCGGTAAAAGAGGTGATAAAGGGAATTCGCATGGTAATGGTTCAGCGTATTAAGACGGATACTTTCTGTGTGTGTTGGTCTTCGCGATCGGTTCCCTCAACGTTTTAAACGCGCTGCGATGTTATTTTTCTTGCGTGTGAAAATGGTTTTGCATGCGGATAATAAAGATATATTTTTTAAAATTGTGAGTAATGTCGTTATTTTTCAGGGGCAAATGATGGGCTTTAAATTACTCGTTATTTGACCTTGATGGCTGGATTGCCATTAGTGTTCTATACGTGTGTAAATCCACACCAGGGATCTTATTATGAACGCCAATTTTAAAAACGAAATACAAACATTTGGACGCTCACTATTATTACCCATTGCGGTATTAGCCCCCGTCGGGATGCTAATGGGTATTTGCAGTGCGTTGGGGCAGGCTTATATGATCGATAAGCTGCCCTTTTTAGGTAATGTTTATTTTAAGGCTATTCTTTCTTCCGTTGGTTTAATCACTAGCGTCGTCTTTCAAAATATTCCGTTGCTGTTCGCGATGGGCGTTGCCTACGGCATGTCAAAAAAAGAAAAGGGTATTGCCGTTTTCTCATCCGTCATCTCCTATCTGACATTACTTATATCCATGCATGTCCATTTAAAACTGATGGGACAATTGGCCGGCGATGATATGGCCTTTGTCGGACAGGGGATGGTGCTGGGCGTGCAGACGCTGAAAATCGAGGCGCTGGGCGGTATTATCGCCGGTTTACTGGCGGCAAAGGTAACCGACCGTTATTATCGCCTGCAATTACCGTTAGCCTTTGCGTTTTTCAGCGGTAAAAAATCCGTGGCGATTTTATCGATAGCCTTCACAATCCCTGTCGGATTGTTAATCCCTTTTATCTGGGATGTGTTTGCCGCGGGAATGAAAAGTATTTCGACCATTATGATGGCGCCGCATATCGGCGCGGGGATTTACATGACGCTTAACCGGCTGTTGATTCCTTTTGGTTTGCATCATGTGCTGAGTTCCACGGTTCGTTTTACCGAAGCCGGCGGCACCTATTTAATCGACGGTCAAACGTATGTCGGTATTTTGCCGGCGATGAACAAAATTCTGTTTGAATTGGGGCCGAATCATCCCGCCTGGAATGAGTTTATGCCGACGTTGTCGAGTTATCTGGCTTCGTCGCAAATGCTGACCACCTTATTCCGCGTACCGGCCATTGGGCTGGCGATGTATCACATGGCGTATTTCAAGAATAAGAAATTTGCCAAAGGTATGATACTGACCGTGGTGCTCACCGCATTCCTCGGCAATATCACCGAACCGCTTGAATTCTCGTTTCTGTTTATTGCGCCCAAACTGTTTATTGTCTATGCGGTGCTGTGTGGCTTACTCACCATACCGCTGCAAATATTAGAGGTCTCCATTGGTTATATCCGCGGTACGATTTTCGATTTCGGCATTTTTGGTCTGATGTATGAAAATACGCACTGGGTAAACCTGATCTTACTCGGCGGTATTAACTTTATCGTCTTCTATTTCGTCTTCCGCTGGGCAATTGGCAAATTCGATATAAAAACGCCAGGCCGTGAAAGCGAGATGGCGGACAGCACCCTGTTAAATAACAAAGAGTATGACAAGGTAGCCCAATTGGTGATTGAGGGGCTAGGGGGCAAAGGGAATATCAAGCGGGTGGAAAACTGTGTTTCCCGTCTGCGCGTCGATCTTCATAATCAGAAATTGCTACAGATGGCGTTGCTTAAAGACGCCGGTTCCATGGGGACATTTATTCCGTCCAGCAACCATGTTCATGTTGTATTCGGGCCGCATGTGGAGTTTGTCCGTAACGCGGTAGATGATGTTTTAGCCGGAACCAGACAAGATTAAGAGGGACGGACATGCGTGCACTGTATGATTCAAAAAGCAAAACCATCGACCATAAAGGGATGAAAGATCTCTTTACCCACGAGGCAAGGGTGCAGTCATGGCTCGATATCGAGGCTGAACTGGCGCTGGCGCAGGCAAAAGTGGGCATGATCCCGCAATCGGCGGCGCGGAATATTGCGGCCAACTGTCAGCTGGAACGTATTGATCTGGCGGAAATCGAGCGTCTGATGCAGCGGATCGGCCACGGTTTTGTTCCGGTGATTAAAGTGCTGGTCAAGGCCTGCGACGCGGAAAGCGGCAAGTATGTGCATTATGGCGTGACGACGCAGAATATTCAGCAAACGGCGCATTTGTATCTGGCTAAGCAGTTCCATCAGAAACTGATGCAGTTTGTCGACGATGTGTTGCTCAACCTTGCCCGGCTGGCAACAGAACATAAAAACACCCTGATGGCGGGCCGCACGCACGGCAAACATGCGTTGCCGATCACCTATGGCTATAAGGTTTCGGTATGGATTTATGAACTGTTGGGCGCGGTGGAGCGCATGCAGGAAGCGGAGAAACGGGTATTTACCGTGATGATGGGCGGCGCGGTCGGCGCGTTTCATGCCACCGGCGAGCCGGGGCGCCGCGTGCAGGATCTGGTGGCGGAAGCGCTGGGTATGCACTCGATGCCTGTTCCTTCCCGTAACGCCAGAGTGTATCGGGCGGAATACATTTCGAATCTGTGCCTGTTAGCGACCACGCTGCATAAAATTGCCGAAGAGGTCTATCAGACCTCCTGCGAAGAGTTTGGCGAGGTTTCCGAAGCCTTCGCCAAAGGAACGGTCGGCAGCAGCACGATGCCGCAGAAGGTCAA
This window of the Brenneria goodwinii genome carries:
- a CDS encoding YopJ family acetyltransferase, which translates into the protein MRIPFITSFTASQPSQSGSLNATSSSATSAAESSGGPQESSSSQPANAVYPYTSARKETSAGLSARFSRLGLGLRSSEGYNPRQVTKQLNNYLNKLESHASDSIQPNVRTEESALQKYLIMAQNDKHHLQIGLLSISATNGDELKNALRMMDNNTKWRAVMNIADDDEPNEPPHSVAVEAEKKNNKISLVVVDAYASAFTDSDIAEHITDHDAALTVLFTSVQKSPSGCKIFSLHDVKAMASREEAMNQFHQRNYAKIDDGDYDKSNRDTFVTREFKHQLPADFYRLTTSQSVFNSLPESIKNTLRHYFNKNLNTRITHENHGVPQAVTYNTAIEDQRMAFARDTLQWLGSRR
- a CDS encoding PTS transporter subunit EIIC, encoding MNANFKNEIQTFGRSLLLPIAVLAPVGMLMGICSALGQAYMIDKLPFLGNVYFKAILSSVGLITSVVFQNIPLLFAMGVAYGMSKKEKGIAVFSSVISYLTLLISMHVHLKLMGQLAGDDMAFVGQGMVLGVQTLKIEALGGIIAGLLAAKVTDRYYRLQLPLAFAFFSGKKSVAILSIAFTIPVGLLIPFIWDVFAAGMKSISTIMMAPHIGAGIYMTLNRLLIPFGLHHVLSSTVRFTEAGGTYLIDGQTYVGILPAMNKILFELGPNHPAWNEFMPTLSSYLASSQMLTTLFRVPAIGLAMYHMAYFKNKKFAKGMILTVVLTAFLGNITEPLEFSFLFIAPKLFIVYAVLCGLLTIPLQILEVSIGYIRGTIFDFGIFGLMYENTHWVNLILLGGINFIVFYFVFRWAIGKFDIKTPGRESEMADSTLLNNKEYDKVAQLVIEGLGGKGNIKRVENCVSRLRVDLHNQKLLQMALLKDAGSMGTFIPSSNHVHVVFGPHVEFVRNAVDDVLAGTRQD
- a CDS encoding class-II fumarase/aspartase family protein; this translates as MRALYDSKSKTIDHKGMKDLFTHEARVQSWLDIEAELALAQAKVGMIPQSAARNIAANCQLERIDLAEIERLMQRIGHGFVPVIKVLVKACDAESGKYVHYGVTTQNIQQTAHLYLAKQFHQKLMQFVDDVLLNLARLATEHKNTLMAGRTHGKHALPITYGYKVSVWIYELLGAVERMQEAEKRVFTVMMGGAVGAFHATGEPGRRVQDLVAEALGMHSMPVPSRNARVYRAEYISNLCLLATTLHKIAEEVYQTSCEEFGEVSEAFAKGTVGSSTMPQKVNPKLAKGIIANAQKLYAVLTSSLYVCPRPFEADSSAYFIFDANLQESMELMAEIILRAEELTRTLVIDKARMRQNVMLTHGLINSEKIMMKLVDKLGKDPAHELVYHMAMRSTHENIEYREVLANDPVIAANFSAQEIAELLDPAAYTGLCAVLAEEMAAQVFKRVS